A genomic window from Variovorax paradoxus includes:
- the yjfF gene encoding galactofuranose ABC transporter, permease protein YjfF, translating into MSAVIDAAPSPQPSPARERGSKKGLNPKYLPLAATISLFVLVATLGSVFYDGFFSAQVFLNLLIDNAFLIVVAVGMTFVILSGGIDLSVGSVIALTTMVSASLVEKHGWSPGIVIPLVLVMGTAFGAFMGLLIERFRLQPFIVTLAGMFLARGLCYLISIDSISITNEFYSEVSQIRIPIWGEASVSISAVIAIVVLLAAIFIAHCTPFGRAVYAIGGSEHSAMLMGLPVRRTLIGVYTLSGFCSALAGVIFTFYMLSGYGLHAIGLELDAIAAVVIGGTLLTGGVGYVAGTLFGVLMLGIIQTLISFDGTLSSWWTRIVVGALLFVFCLLQRFFTSRSPRR; encoded by the coding sequence ATGAGTGCGGTGATCGACGCGGCACCCTCACCCCAGCCCTCTCCCGCGCGCGAGAGAGGGAGTAAGAAGGGGCTCAATCCCAAGTACCTGCCATTGGCGGCGACCATCTCGCTGTTTGTGCTTGTGGCCACGCTGGGGTCTGTCTTCTACGACGGCTTCTTCTCTGCGCAGGTGTTCCTCAACCTGCTGATCGACAACGCCTTCCTGATCGTCGTGGCCGTGGGCATGACCTTCGTGATTCTCTCGGGTGGCATCGACCTGTCGGTGGGCTCGGTGATCGCGCTGACCACCATGGTGTCGGCCTCGCTGGTCGAGAAGCACGGCTGGAGCCCGGGCATCGTGATTCCGCTGGTGCTGGTGATGGGCACGGCCTTCGGCGCGTTCATGGGGTTGCTCATCGAGCGCTTCCGGCTACAGCCCTTCATCGTCACGCTGGCCGGTATGTTCCTGGCGCGCGGGCTGTGCTACCTCATCAGCATCGACTCGATCAGCATCACCAACGAGTTTTACTCGGAGGTCTCGCAGATCCGCATTCCCATCTGGGGAGAGGCCTCGGTGTCGATCAGCGCGGTGATCGCCATCGTGGTGCTACTGGCGGCGATTTTCATTGCGCACTGCACGCCCTTCGGCCGCGCGGTGTACGCCATTGGTGGCAGCGAGCATTCGGCGATGTTGATGGGCCTGCCGGTGCGCCGCACGCTCATTGGCGTGTACACGCTCTCGGGTTTCTGCTCGGCGCTGGCGGGCGTGATCTTCACCTTCTACATGCTCTCGGGCTACGGCCTGCACGCGATAGGGCTCGAGCTCGACGCCATCGCTGCGGTGGTGATCGGCGGCACGCTGCTCACAGGCGGCGTGGGCTACGTGGCGGGCACGCTGTTCGGCGTGCTGATGCTCGGGATCATCCAGACGCTCATTTCATTCGACGGCACGCTGAGCTCATGGTGGACGCGCATCGTGGTTGGTGCACTGCTGTTCGTCTTCTGTTTGCTGCAACGCTTCTTTACCTCGCGCTCTCCACGGCGCTGA
- a CDS encoding IlvD/Edd family dehydratase — MTKKLRSTEWFGSADKNGFMYRSWMKNQGIPDHEFDGRPIIGICNTWSELTPCNAHFRKIAEHVKRGISEAGGFPVEFPVFSNGESNLRPTAMLTRNLASMDVEEAIRGNPVDAVVLLTGCDKTTPALLMGAASCDIPAIVVTGGPMLNGKLDGKNIGSGTAVWQLHESLKAGEINLHQFLSAEGGMSRSAGTCNTMGTASTMACMAEALGTSLPHNAAIPAVDARRYVLAQMSGMRAVQMAKEGLTLSKILTREAFENAIRVNAAIGGSTNAVIHLKAIAGRIGVDLELEDWTRIGSNTPTIVDLMPSGRFLMEEFYYAGGLPAVLRRLGENGLLPHPDALTVNGHSIWDNVRDAPSLDDEVIRPLSNPLIADGGIRILRGNLSPRGAVLKPSAASPELLKHRGKAVVFENLEHYKARIVDENLDVDASSVMVLKNCGPKGYPGMAEVGNMGLPPKLLRQGVKDMVRISDARMSGTAYGTVVLHVAPEAADGGPLAAVRDGDWIELDCDAGRLHLDISDEELASRLASLTASDAQPMSTRGGGYQKLYVNHVLQADEGCDFDFLVGCRGSAVPRHSH, encoded by the coding sequence ATGACAAAGAAACTTCGTTCGACCGAATGGTTCGGCTCGGCCGACAAGAACGGCTTCATGTACCGAAGCTGGATGAAGAACCAGGGCATTCCGGACCACGAGTTCGATGGCCGGCCGATCATCGGCATCTGCAACACCTGGTCGGAGCTCACGCCGTGCAACGCGCACTTCCGCAAGATCGCCGAGCACGTGAAGCGCGGCATCTCGGAGGCGGGCGGTTTCCCGGTCGAATTCCCGGTGTTCTCCAACGGCGAATCGAACCTGCGGCCAACCGCGATGCTCACGCGCAACCTCGCGAGCATGGACGTGGAAGAGGCCATCCGCGGCAACCCGGTCGATGCGGTGGTGCTGCTCACGGGCTGCGACAAGACCACGCCCGCGCTGCTGATGGGCGCGGCGAGCTGCGACATCCCGGCCATCGTGGTCACGGGCGGGCCGATGCTCAACGGCAAGCTCGACGGCAAGAACATCGGCTCGGGCACGGCCGTGTGGCAGCTGCACGAATCGCTGAAGGCGGGCGAGATCAACCTGCACCAGTTCCTCTCGGCCGAAGGCGGCATGTCGCGCTCGGCAGGCACCTGCAACACCATGGGCACGGCCTCGACCATGGCCTGCATGGCCGAGGCGCTGGGCACTTCGCTGCCGCACAACGCTGCCATTCCGGCAGTCGATGCGCGGCGCTATGTGCTCGCGCAGATGTCGGGCATGCGCGCGGTGCAGATGGCGAAAGAAGGGCTCACGCTGTCGAAGATCCTCACGCGCGAGGCTTTCGAGAACGCCATTCGCGTGAACGCGGCCATCGGCGGATCGACCAATGCGGTGATTCACCTGAAGGCAATTGCGGGGCGCATCGGCGTCGATCTGGAGCTGGAAGACTGGACGCGCATCGGCAGCAACACGCCGACCATCGTCGACCTGATGCCTTCGGGGCGCTTCCTGATGGAGGAGTTCTACTACGCCGGCGGGTTGCCGGCTGTGCTGCGCCGGCTCGGCGAGAACGGGCTGCTGCCGCACCCCGATGCGCTGACCGTCAACGGCCATTCGATCTGGGACAACGTGCGCGATGCACCCAGCCTCGACGACGAAGTGATCCGCCCGCTGAGCAACCCGCTGATCGCCGATGGCGGCATCCGCATCCTGCGCGGCAACCTGTCGCCGCGCGGTGCGGTGCTCAAGCCCTCGGCCGCGTCGCCGGAGCTGCTGAAGCACCGCGGCAAGGCGGTGGTGTTCGAGAACCTGGAGCACTACAAGGCGCGCATCGTCGATGAAAACCTCGACGTCGATGCCAGCTCGGTGATGGTGCTGAAGAACTGCGGCCCCAAGGGCTACCCCGGCATGGCCGAGGTGGGCAACATGGGACTGCCGCCGAAGCTGCTGCGCCAGGGCGTGAAGGACATGGTGCGCATCTCGGATGCGCGCATGAGCGGCACGGCATATGGCACCGTGGTGCTGCACGTCGCGCCCGAGGCGGCAGATGGCGGGCCGCTCGCGGCGGTGCGCGACGGCGACTGGATCGAGCTCGACTGCGATGCGGGGCGTTTGCATCTCGACATCAGCGACGAAGAGCTGGCGTCGCGCCTGGCGTCGCTGACCGCCTCCGACGCACAGCCGATGAGCACGCGCGGCGGCGGCTACCAGAAGCTCTACGTCAACCACGTGCTGCAGGCCGACGAAGGCTGCGATTTCGATTTTCTGGTCGGCTGCAGAGGCTCGGCCGTTCCCCGCCATTCACACTGA
- a CDS encoding sugar ABC transporter ATP-binding protein, protein MADDDTPSPVLELKGIHKQFGGIPVLRDVQLRLYPGEIHALMGQNGAGKSTLIKVLTGVLPSSGGEIFLDGQPIHPHSPLEAQKLGISTVYQEVNLCPNLSVAENVFAGRYPRCGVAQGFRIDWACVNRRAEELLARIGLDIDVTRLLSSYSVAVQQMVAIARALGVSSKVLILDEPTSSLDDDEVEKLFEVLRRLRGEGLAIVFVTHFLNQMYAVSDRITVLRNGSWIGEWRVADLGPQALIAAMLGRELAAQSARPAALPAFDEAASALLQAEGLGQAGQLQATDLRVRAGEVVGIAGLLGAGRTELARLLFGLESPDRGVLKVDGRAVSFSNPADAIREGLALCPEERKTDGIVAELSVRENIALALQARLGTRRFLSHAEQTEMAERFVKSLGIKTASVETPIGLLSGGNQQKAMIARWLATEPRLLILDEPTRGIDVAAKQEIMEEILRLAKAGMAVIFISSEMSEVVRVAHRIVVLRDRKKVGELPGGSSEDEVYEMIAAT, encoded by the coding sequence ATGGCTGACGACGACACTCCCTCGCCCGTGCTGGAGCTCAAGGGCATCCACAAGCAGTTCGGCGGCATTCCGGTGCTGCGCGACGTGCAGTTGCGGTTGTACCCGGGCGAGATCCACGCACTGATGGGGCAGAACGGCGCGGGCAAGTCGACGCTGATCAAGGTGCTGACGGGCGTGCTGCCGTCCAGCGGTGGCGAGATATTCCTCGACGGCCAGCCGATTCACCCGCACTCGCCGCTGGAGGCCCAGAAGCTGGGTATCAGCACGGTCTACCAGGAGGTGAACCTGTGCCCGAACCTGTCGGTGGCGGAGAACGTGTTCGCGGGGCGCTATCCGCGCTGCGGCGTGGCGCAGGGCTTTCGCATCGACTGGGCTTGCGTGAACCGGCGCGCCGAAGAACTGCTGGCGCGCATCGGGCTCGACATCGACGTGACGCGGCTTTTGTCGAGCTACTCGGTGGCAGTGCAGCAGATGGTGGCGATTGCGCGGGCGCTGGGCGTGTCGTCGAAGGTGCTGATCCTCGACGAGCCGACGTCGAGCCTTGACGACGACGAGGTTGAGAAGTTGTTCGAGGTGCTGCGCAGGCTGCGCGGCGAGGGACTGGCGATCGTTTTCGTGACGCACTTCCTCAACCAGATGTATGCGGTGTCGGACCGCATCACGGTGCTGCGCAACGGCAGCTGGATCGGCGAATGGCGCGTGGCCGACTTGGGGCCGCAGGCGTTGATTGCCGCGATGCTCGGGCGCGAGTTGGCGGCGCAATCGGCGCGGCCTGCTGCGCTGCCTGCGTTCGACGAGGCCGCGTCGGCCTTGCTGCAGGCCGAAGGGCTGGGCCAGGCTGGGCAACTGCAGGCAACTGACTTGCGCGTGCGCGCGGGCGAGGTCGTCGGCATCGCGGGCCTGCTGGGCGCGGGACGTACGGAACTCGCTCGGCTGCTGTTCGGGCTGGAGTCGCCCGACCGTGGCGTGCTCAAGGTTGATGGCCGCGCTGTCAGTTTTTCGAATCCGGCCGATGCAATCCGTGAAGGCCTTGCGCTGTGCCCCGAGGAACGCAAGACCGATGGCATCGTTGCCGAACTTTCGGTACGCGAGAACATTGCGCTTGCCTTGCAGGCACGCTTGGGCACGCGGCGATTCCTGTCGCATGCTGAGCAGACCGAGATGGCAGAGCGCTTCGTCAAGTCGCTGGGCATCAAGACCGCGAGTGTTGAAACCCCCATCGGCCTGCTCTCCGGCGGCAACCAGCAGAAGGCAATGATCGCGCGCTGGCTCGCGACCGAGCCGCGTTTACTGATCCTCGACGAGCCCACGCGCGGCATCGACGTGGCGGCCAAGCAGGAAATCATGGAAGAAATTTTGCGGCTCGCGAAGGCGGGCATGGCGGTGATCTTCATCTCGTCGGAGATGAGCGAGGTGGTGCGCGTGGCGCATCGCATTGTGGTGCTGAGGGACCGGAAGAAGGTGGGGGAGCTGCCGGGTGGCTCTTCCGAGGACGAGGTGTACGAAATGATTGCGGCCACATGA
- a CDS encoding ABC transporter permease — protein sequence MNRLSSLMSHRLAWPIVTLLLLLAVNTAFNSSFLHLEWREGHLYGSLIDILNRAAPLVLVSLGMTLVIATRGIDISVGAVVAIAAALAAWMIGGSVANDVSRFPMSLAIIAAIGIALLCGLWNGLLVAKVGMQPIIATLILMVAGRGIAQLIADGQIITIYYKPFFFLGSGYLLGLPFSLFIVAAVFVLLYLAITRTALGLFIQAVGINPTAARVAGVQARRLIVGAYAFCGACAGVAGLLISSNVKSADGNNAGQLIELDAILAVTLGGTALTGGRFSLVGSVIGALIIQTLTYAIYSLGVPPEINLVVKAGVVFAVMLLQSPEFRAEVRSLVQRPAHEGAHS from the coding sequence ATGAACCGCCTTTCATCTCTCATGAGTCATCGGCTTGCCTGGCCGATCGTTACGCTGCTGCTCCTGCTCGCAGTCAACACCGCCTTCAACTCCAGCTTCCTGCACCTCGAATGGCGCGAAGGCCATCTCTACGGCAGCCTGATCGACATCCTCAACCGCGCGGCACCGCTGGTGCTGGTGTCGCTGGGCATGACGCTGGTGATCGCCACGCGCGGCATCGACATTTCGGTAGGCGCGGTGGTGGCCATTGCGGCGGCGCTCGCGGCCTGGATGATTGGCGGCTCGGTAGCCAATGACGTGAGCCGGTTCCCGATGTCGCTTGCCATCATCGCGGCCATCGGCATTGCGTTGCTGTGCGGGCTGTGGAACGGGCTGCTGGTGGCCAAGGTCGGCATGCAGCCGATCATTGCGACGCTGATCCTGATGGTGGCGGGACGCGGCATTGCACAGCTGATTGCCGATGGGCAGATCATCACGATCTACTACAAGCCCTTCTTCTTCCTCGGCAGTGGTTATCTGCTGGGGCTGCCGTTTTCGCTGTTCATAGTGGCGGCGGTGTTCGTGCTGCTGTATCTGGCGATCACGCGCACGGCGCTGGGGTTGTTCATTCAGGCTGTGGGCATCAACCCGACGGCAGCGCGTGTGGCGGGTGTGCAGGCGCGGCGGCTGATTGTTGGTGCGTATGCCTTCTGTGGTGCTTGCGCGGGCGTGGCGGGGCTCCTGATCAGCTCCAACGTGAAGAGTGCGGATGGCAACAACGCAGGGCAACTGATCGAGCTCGATGCGATCCTGGCGGTGACGCTGGGCGGCACTGCGCTGACCGGTGGGCGCTTCAGCCTGGTGGGCAGCGTGATAGGGGCGCTGATCATCCAGACGCTGACCTATGCGATCTATTCGCTGGGGGTGCCGCCGGAGATCAATCTTGTCGTGAAGGCGGGTGTGGTGTTTGCGGTGATGCTGTTGCAGTCGCCTGAATTCAGGGCGGAAGTGCGGTCGCTGGTGCAGCGGCCGGCGCATGAAGGAGCGCATTCATGA
- the cphA gene encoding cyanophycin synthetase: MKVTRIRALRGPNLWSRHTAIEAVVACEGDENAISKLTGFEARLRARFPTIGELHPMVLGQPLALAHVLENAAVALQAQAGCAVNFGHTSPTVEDGVYQVVFQYSEEAVGRRAIEVAEQLIAAALADTAFDANAAITELRDLDESERLGPSTGSIVDAAVARGIPYRRLTSGSLVQFGWGSKQRRIQAAEVDSTSGVAESIAQDKELTKQLLNAAGVPVPLGRPVSSAEDGWAAANEIGLPVVVKPQDGNQGKGVTVNINSREELFAAYDSAAAYGEVMVEKFLPGFDFRLLVVGDRLVAAARRDPPQVIGDGSSTVRQLVDTLNLDPRRGEGHATSLTKIRLDDIAIGRLEAQGLAPDSVPARGQRVVLRNNANLSTGGTATDVTDTVHPEVAARAVDAAQMVGLHICGVDMVCENVLRPLEEQHGGVVEVNAAPGLRMHISPSFGRGRAVGEAVMDTLFAHGDDGRIPVVAVTGTNGKTTTARLINHLLASSGLRTGMTNTDGVYVDGRQTDSGDCSGPKSARNVLMHPDVDAAVFEVARGGVLREGLGFDRCQVAVVTNIGSGDHLGLNYITTVEDLAVLKRVIVRNVAADGYAVLNAADPNVAAMAAGCPGHVIFFTADRMHPVMATHRAQGKRTVYVDQDTLVAAEGSWRERIALRDVPITRGGTIGFQVDNVMASVAAAWAVGLDWDTIRSGLASFMNDAAGVPGRFNVMDYRGATVIADYGHNTDAMRALVSAVDTMPAKKRSVVISGAGDRRDSDIRDQTAILGQAFDDVILYQDAAQRGRADGEVMALLRQGLQGAARTRYIDEIRGEFVAIDTALARLQPGDLSLILVDQVEEALAHLAQRIAAG, from the coding sequence ATGAAAGTCACCCGCATCCGAGCCCTTCGCGGGCCCAATCTCTGGAGCCGCCACACCGCCATCGAGGCAGTCGTGGCCTGCGAAGGCGACGAGAACGCCATCAGCAAGCTGACCGGCTTCGAGGCACGCCTGCGCGCGCGCTTCCCCACCATCGGCGAGCTGCACCCGATGGTGCTGGGCCAGCCGCTGGCGCTGGCCCACGTGCTCGAGAACGCCGCCGTGGCGCTGCAGGCCCAGGCCGGCTGCGCCGTCAACTTCGGCCACACGTCGCCCACCGTGGAAGACGGCGTCTACCAGGTCGTGTTCCAGTACAGCGAAGAAGCCGTCGGCCGCCGCGCGATCGAAGTGGCCGAGCAGCTCATCGCCGCCGCCCTGGCCGACACCGCCTTCGACGCCAACGCCGCCATCACCGAGCTGCGCGACCTCGACGAATCCGAGCGCCTGGGCCCGAGCACCGGCTCCATCGTCGATGCCGCCGTGGCACGCGGCATTCCGTACCGCCGGCTCACCAGCGGCAGCCTCGTGCAATTTGGCTGGGGTTCGAAGCAGCGCCGCATCCAGGCCGCCGAAGTCGACAGCACCAGCGGCGTGGCCGAATCGATCGCACAAGACAAGGAACTGACCAAGCAGCTGCTCAACGCCGCAGGCGTGCCCGTGCCGCTGGGCCGCCCCGTCAGCAGCGCCGAAGACGGCTGGGCCGCCGCCAACGAAATCGGCCTGCCGGTGGTGGTGAAGCCGCAGGACGGCAACCAGGGCAAGGGCGTCACGGTCAACATCAACTCGCGCGAAGAACTGTTCGCGGCCTACGACTCGGCCGCCGCCTACGGCGAGGTGATGGTCGAGAAGTTTCTCCCCGGTTTCGACTTCCGCCTGCTGGTGGTGGGCGACCGCCTCGTGGCCGCCGCGCGGCGCGACCCGCCGCAGGTAATTGGCGACGGCAGCTCCACGGTGCGCCAGCTGGTGGACACCTTGAACCTCGACCCTCGCCGCGGCGAGGGCCACGCCACCTCGCTCACCAAGATCCGCCTCGACGACATCGCCATCGGCCGGCTCGAAGCCCAGGGCCTCGCGCCCGACAGCGTGCCCGCACGCGGCCAGCGCGTGGTGCTGCGCAACAACGCGAACCTTTCCACCGGTGGCACTGCCACCGACGTGACCGACACCGTGCACCCCGAAGTGGCTGCGCGCGCCGTCGATGCGGCGCAGATGGTCGGCCTGCACATCTGCGGCGTCGACATGGTCTGCGAGAACGTGCTGCGCCCGCTCGAAGAGCAGCACGGCGGCGTGGTCGAAGTGAATGCCGCGCCCGGCCTGCGCATGCACATCTCGCCCTCGTTCGGCCGCGGCCGCGCGGTCGGTGAAGCCGTGATGGACACCCTCTTCGCCCATGGCGACGACGGCCGCATTCCCGTGGTTGCCGTTACCGGCACCAACGGCAAGACCACCACCGCGCGCCTGATCAACCACCTGCTCGCGTCGAGCGGCCTGCGCACCGGCATGACCAACACCGACGGCGTGTACGTCGACGGCCGCCAGACCGACAGCGGCGACTGCAGCGGCCCCAAGAGCGCGCGCAACGTGCTGATGCACCCCGACGTGGATGCGGCCGTGTTCGAAGTGGCCCGCGGCGGCGTGCTGCGCGAAGGCCTCGGCTTCGACCGCTGCCAGGTGGCCGTGGTCACCAACATCGGCAGCGGCGACCACCTGGGCCTGAACTACATCACCACCGTCGAAGACCTCGCGGTGCTCAAGCGCGTGATCGTGCGCAACGTGGCGGCCGACGGCTACGCGGTGCTCAACGCAGCCGACCCGAACGTCGCGGCCATGGCAGCAGGTTGCCCCGGCCACGTGATCTTCTTCACCGCAGACCGCATGCACCCGGTGATGGCCACGCACCGCGCGCAAGGCAAGCGCACCGTGTACGTCGACCAGGACACGCTGGTCGCGGCCGAAGGCTCGTGGCGCGAACGCATCGCGCTGCGCGACGTGCCGATCACGCGCGGCGGCACCATCGGCTTTCAGGTCGACAACGTCATGGCCTCGGTGGCCGCAGCCTGGGCCGTGGGCCTCGACTGGGACACCATCCGCAGCGGCCTCGCAAGCTTCATGAACGACGCAGCCGGCGTGCCCGGGCGCTTCAACGTCATGGACTACCGCGGTGCTACCGTGATCGCCGACTACGGCCACAACACCGACGCCATGCGCGCCCTGGTGTCTGCTGTGGACACGATGCCGGCGAAGAAGCGCTCGGTGGTGATCAGCGGTGCGGGCGACCGGCGCGATTCGGACATCCGCGACCAGACAGCCATCCTCGGCCAGGCCTTCGACGACGTGATCCTTTATCAGGATGCGGCGCAACGCGGCCGCGCCGACGGCGAAGTCATGGCGCTACTGCGCCAGGGCCTGCAGGGCGCGGCTCGCACGCGCTATATCGACGAGATCCGCGGTGAGTTCGTCGCGATCGATACGGCACTGGCCCGCCTGCAGCCCGGCGACCTGTCCTTGATCCTTGTCGACCAGGTCGAGGAAGCGCTCGCTCACCTCGCACAGCGCATCGCAGCGGGCTGA
- a CDS encoding dihydrodipicolinate synthase family protein, with product MTPRYRGIFPVVPTTFTEQGALDIESQKRCVDFMIDAGSDGLCILANFSEQFVLSDEEREVLTRTILEHVKGRVPVIVTTTHYSTKVCAERSRRAQDMGAAMLMVMPPYHGATFRVPEPQIFEFYARLSDAVGIPIMIQDAPASGTVLSAPFLARMAKEIEHVAYFKIETAGAAAKLRELIRLGGDAIEGPWDGEEAITLMPDLDAGATGSMTGGGYPDGIRPIIEAHRSGDRDKAFALYQQWLPLINYENRQAGLLACKSLMKEGGVIACEAPRHPLPAMHPDTRAGLIETAKRLDPMVLRWGK from the coding sequence ATGACACCCAGATACCGCGGCATCTTCCCGGTGGTGCCCACCACCTTCACCGAACAGGGCGCGCTCGACATCGAGAGCCAGAAGCGTTGCGTCGATTTCATGATCGATGCGGGCTCGGACGGCCTGTGCATCCTGGCGAACTTCTCGGAGCAGTTCGTGCTGTCCGACGAAGAGCGCGAGGTTCTGACGCGCACGATCCTCGAACACGTGAAAGGTCGCGTGCCGGTGATCGTGACCACCACGCACTACAGCACCAAGGTGTGTGCCGAACGCAGCCGCCGCGCGCAGGACATGGGCGCCGCGATGCTGATGGTGATGCCGCCGTACCACGGTGCGACTTTCCGCGTGCCCGAGCCGCAGATCTTCGAGTTCTATGCGCGGCTGTCGGACGCTGTGGGCATTCCGATCATGATCCAGGACGCGCCGGCCAGCGGCACGGTGCTGTCGGCGCCGTTCCTTGCGCGCATGGCCAAGGAGATCGAGCACGTCGCGTATTTCAAGATCGAAACCGCTGGCGCGGCCGCGAAGCTGCGCGAGCTGATTCGCCTGGGCGGCGATGCCATCGAAGGCCCGTGGGACGGCGAAGAAGCCATCACGCTGATGCCCGACCTCGACGCCGGTGCGACCGGGTCGATGACAGGCGGCGGCTACCCGGACGGCATCCGGCCGATCATCGAGGCGCACCGATCAGGCGACCGCGACAAGGCCTTCGCGCTGTACCAGCAATGGCTGCCGCTGATCAACTACGAAAACCGGCAGGCGGGCCTGCTGGCTTGCAAATCGCTGATGAAGGAGGGCGGGGTGATCGCCTGCGAAGCGCCGCGTCACCCGTTGCCGGCGATGCACCCCGACACGCGTGCCGGCCTGATCGAAACCGCGAAGCGGCTCGATCCGATGGTGCTGCGCTGGGGGAAGTAG